From a region of the Candidatus Paceibacterota bacterium genome:
- a CDS encoding trypsin-like peptidase domain-containing protein codes for MRSEYSLTIRAAEKSIPSVVGVLVTKHISLIEKEWGENALQYNSPVFNYLGKQEKIDEHGMVKLAGCSGFFIDQRGTVLTNRHVVSDSSSEYTIIWNNREYPAKILAIDEINDLAFLKIDAQKTPYLWLGDSSRVRLGQTVVAIGNALGEFQNTVSRGIISGLSRYITADTINTLGKNETQKIKGLIQTDAAINPGNSGGPLIDLQGNVIGINAVAIMGVENIGFAIPSNKAIRAWHDFQKYGKLIKRSLGFKYILLDEELQKKHNFKTSVGAYIPFECDSQEDNLEKGSLADRAGIERGDIILAINNQKITLNNLPESVMEHLDVGDRLIFTVMRQGQILKITATLSLTE; via the coding sequence ATGAGAAGTGAATATTCGTTAACCATAAGGGCTGCGGAAAAATCTATCCCATCGGTAGTCGGAGTTTTGGTAACCAAACATATCTCTTTAATAGAAAAAGAGTGGGGTGAAAATGCTTTGCAATACAATTCCCCTGTTTTTAATTATTTAGGCAAACAAGAAAAGATAGATGAACATGGCATGGTAAAATTAGCTGGTTGCTCCGGATTTTTTATAGATCAAAGAGGAACGGTATTAACTAATCGGCATGTAGTCTCCGATTCTAGCTCAGAATATACTATTATTTGGAATAACCGTGAATATCCGGCTAAGATTCTAGCTATAGATGAAATAAATGACTTGGCTTTTTTAAAAATAGATGCCCAAAAAACTCCTTATCTGTGGCTGGGCGATTCTAGCCGAGTCCGGTTAGGACAGACAGTGGTAGCAATAGGCAACGCCTTGGGAGAATTTCAAAACACAGTTTCTCGCGGTATCATCTCCGGCCTCTCGCGCTATATTACTGCGGACACCATCAACACCTTGGGCAAGAACGAAACTCAGAAAATTAAGGGGCTGATTCAAACCGATGCCGCCATTAACCCTGGAAATTCAGGCGGACCGCTTATAGATTTGCAAGGCAATGTTATTGGCATAAATGCAGTAGCGATTATGGGCGTAGAGAATATTGGCTTTGCTATTCCTTCCAATAAAGCTATCCGAGCCTGGCACGATTTTCAAAAATACGGTAAGCTTATAAAACGTTCCCTGGGTTTTAAATACATCCTTCTTGACGAGGAGCTGCAAAAAAAACATAATTTTAAAACAAGCGTAGGCGCCTACATTCCCTTCGAGTGTGACAGCCAAGAAGATAATTTAGAGAAGGGCAGCTTGGCAGACAGAGCCGGTATAGAGAGGGGGGATATTATATTGGCTATAAACAACCAAAAAATAACTTTAAACAATCTTCCCGAATCAGTGATGGAGCACCTTGACGTTGGCGATAGATTAATTTTTACCGTTATGAGGCAAGGACAAATATTAAAAATAACCGCTACACTTTCTTTAACTGAATAA
- a CDS encoding CAP domain-containing protein, with protein MLLKEISAKYIRLTKKFLSDKAISTYVLIFLFTGIFLNLSWFYITQTKLFADISGNLIVEMTNQTRIKEGLKPLAVNSELTAAAAAKAADMIKGGYFAHFSPTNVSPWFWIKQNGYNYKYAGENLAMNFSETDQVMDGWLNSPSHKANLLNAHYEDIGVAVLSGQVNGMNRVVVVQMFGSPKSESSSLVPKASAAETTTTTKISSAKVTTTIAKPVPTTKIISTSTTILVTTTQPTLEATTTAGRIIGLETPPENTPSYLSEAALASTLKFGIIHKINATLMVAFWALLGMLVIGILMENFNNKQNALALLGRLVTILAIALAYTFVNHGFLFETPAIMNI; from the coding sequence ATGTTGTTAAAAGAAATCAGCGCCAAATACATTCGTTTAACAAAGAAATTTCTCTCAGACAAGGCTATTTCAACCTACGTTTTAATTTTCTTATTTACCGGCATTTTTCTTAATCTCAGCTGGTTTTATATTACCCAAACGAAGCTATTTGCCGATATTTCTGGCAACCTCATAGTAGAGATGACCAATCAAACTAGAATTAAGGAGGGCTTAAAACCACTTGCTGTGAACTCAGAACTCACTGCTGCCGCTGCGGCTAAAGCAGCCGACATGATTAAAGGCGGTTATTTTGCTCATTTCAGCCCTACCAACGTTTCCCCTTGGTTTTGGATAAAACAAAATGGTTATAATTACAAATATGCAGGAGAAAATCTCGCTATGAATTTTAGCGAGACGGACCAAGTTATGGACGGTTGGCTAAATTCTCCTTCTCACAAGGCCAATCTTCTCAACGCGCATTATGAAGATATTGGAGTGGCAGTCTTGAGCGGGCAAGTGAATGGCATGAACAGGGTAGTAGTAGTTCAGATGTTTGGCTCTCCTAAATCTGAATCTAGTAGTCTTGTTCCCAAAGCCTCTGCTGCCGAAACCACCACTACTACTAAAATTTCCTCTGCTAAAGTAACTACCACCATTGCTAAGCCGGTACCGACAACCAAAATCATCTCCACAAGCACGACTATTCTTGTGACTACCACCCAGCCTACGCTTGAAGCAACAACTACTGCAGGTCGTATTATCGGTCTAGAAACACCCCCTGAAAATACCCCTTCTTATTTATCAGAAGCGGCCTTAGCCAGTACTCTCAAATTTGGCATAATCCATAAAATTAATGCCACATTAATGGTTGCATTTTGGGCCCTTCTGGGGATGCTAGTTATTGGGATTTTGATGGAAAACTTTAATAACAAACAAAATGCTTTGGCTTTGCTTGGACGTCTGGTAACTATATTGGCTATTGCTTTAGCCTATACTTTTGTTAACCATGGCTTTTTATTTGAAACGCCAGCTATTATGAATATTTAG
- a CDS encoding sortase, whose amino-acid sequence MGTHNKFIGFKYILYFFCIFFIGAFLILSGRSFFSLVAYQIKDVYHYFLFEINRPVNLALINPNNLNSWQLYKAENRATILKTYLTPLESLPKMSPSLPSVSNPIQLVQTFLPEIFSLSTTSTSRFTTKTSIAVTTTPASGQQNQTSWQSLIARYPNKNFVFIPQFNVQAPLLTPSSKNLSLIYDNLRKGVVLFPGSDNPGSGYSIILGHSSAYPWDPGDYRSVFSLLNELNYGDPFFVYYEGHIYAFKVVAKKTFIPLNKNNGLTTEQALPKRNKPTVILQSCWPLGASTKRMAVQGELITED is encoded by the coding sequence ATGGGTACACACAATAAGTTCATTGGGTTCAAATATATTTTATATTTTTTTTGCATTTTTTTCATTGGCGCTTTTCTCATCTTAAGCGGGCGTTCATTTTTCAGTTTGGTTGCTTATCAAATAAAAGACGTCTATCATTATTTTTTATTTGAAATCAACCGCCCCGTTAATTTGGCCCTCATTAATCCTAACAACTTAAACTCTTGGCAACTTTATAAAGCCGAGAACCGCGCTACTATTTTAAAAACTTACCTTACTCCATTAGAATCGCTTCCAAAGATGAGCCCTTCATTACCATCAGTCTCAAATCCTATTCAACTCGTGCAAACCTTTCTCCCGGAAATTTTTTCTTTGTCGACCACGTCCACTTCTCGTTTTACTACTAAAACAAGCATAGCCGTTACTACCACTCCCGCGTCTGGGCAGCAAAATCAGACTTCCTGGCAATCCTTAATTGCTAGGTATCCGAATAAAAATTTTGTCTTTATTCCCCAGTTTAATGTGCAAGCCCCCTTACTAACTCCCTCGTCTAAAAACCTCAGTCTAATTTACGATAATTTAAGAAAAGGAGTAGTTCTTTTTCCTGGCTCTGATAATCCCGGCAGCGGTTATTCTATTATTCTCGGGCACAGTTCTGCCTATCCTTGGGACCCGGGCGATTACCGCTCTGTCTTTTCTCTTCTCAATGAATTAAATTATGGCGACCCCTTCTTTGTTTATTATGAAGGGCATATTTATGCTTTCAAGGTTGTAGCTAAAAAAACGTTTATTCCTTTAAACAAAAACAATGGGCTAACGACCGAACAAGCCTTGCCGAAGAGGAATAAACCTACTGTGATTTTACAAAGTTGCTGGCCTTTAGGAGCCAGCACCAAAAGAATGGCAGTGCAAGGAGAATTAATTACCGAAGATTAA